The following are from one region of the Juglans regia cultivar Chandler chromosome 10, Walnut 2.0, whole genome shotgun sequence genome:
- the LOC109004660 gene encoding uncharacterized protein LOC109004660 isoform X2 — protein sequence MVFPQISLSHRCFISMKRKATEKFLKKDIADLLANGLDINAYQRADGLLVELMLSLCYDFVEQSCDLVLKHLSIMQKQRECPEDYREAVSSLMFAAARFSELPELRQLRQIFQERYGNSLELYVNLEFVENSASKPSTLEKKVQLMQDIVLEYSITWDSKAFEKRMSRPSTCVQEQPTNYGSFNVTTNKNEPYSGMGTIPRGEKPNVSFKERFELTNDGRGLCNGLEGTISKRELDIQSRHEPSGKGYEMLNCIERTILKKDGHDISYQGRQEVVNGKHEAWNLKGDATPKPVRSETSSRKKRLDGRTRLLIDRENTSPANNCRGSLFHGKKEIYPFFAGQQSKGNGYKEPLAGNNHAGQHDVKKSVKKFEKDVITHNVKPHYSNATPPYVKPNLKATASKSGPNLGSSMAGFGSSVALTDPSLRKRGKAGNTSARIQLLSDQSVHRRQVVGTASLNDHGEERDHVYQDDETGNSSSKLRSARRRPAKSHPDHNNAGYFEDTGLFTRKPRSKGRDNSRRGLQILFDDEQYQNNEEERILDKLLSQYSKKPSPYELGRVRKSKNRRAHHMSTDVRESPQNGKDMPDEKPEDVPPPPRSVSLPREHTGQSEVTKIFSRTVSFQPDRSSLARHVHPKLPDYDDLAAKFAALRGK from the exons ATGGTTTTCCCTCaaatctctctttctcatcgATGTTTTATATCAAT GAAGAGAAAGGCGACTGAGAAGTTTCTGAAGAAAGATATCGCTGATTTGCTTGCCAATGGCCTCGATATCAATGCTTATCAGAGG GCTGATGGACTTCTAGTTGAATTGATGCTTTCTTTGTGTTATGATTTCGTTGAGCAATCATGCGATTTGGTATTGAAACATCTTTCAATAATGCAAAAACAGAG GGAATGCCCTGAGGATTATAGGGAGGCTGTATCATCCCTAATGTTTGCTGCTGCGAGATTTTCAGAATTGCCAGAATTACGCCAACTTAGGCAAATATTTCAAGAGAGATATGGGAATTCCCTGGAATTATATGTGAATCTAGAG TTTGTTGAGAATTCTGCTTCAAAGCCATCTACATTAGAGAAGAAAGTTCAGCTAATGCAAGACATAGTGCTAGAGTATTCAATAACTTGGGACTCCAAGGCTTTTGAGAAGAGGATGTCTAGACCCTCTACATGTGTACAG GAGCAACCTACAAACTATGGCTCTTTCAATGTCACTACCAATAAAAACGAACCATATAGTGGCATGGGAACCATCCCAAGAGGAGAAAAGCCTAATGTTTCATTTAAAGAAAGATTTGAGCTTACTAATGATGGGCGTGGATTGTGCAATGGCCTCGAAGGTACTATATCAAAAAGAGAACTGGACATTCAGTCTAGACATGAACCTTCTGGCAAGGGATACGAGATGCTTAATTGCATAGAACGAACTATCCTGAAAAAGGATGGTCATGACATTTCGTACCAAGGAAGGCAGGAGGTTGTGAATGGCAAGCATGAAGCATGGAATTTGAAGGGAGATGCGACCCCAAAACCAGTTAGATCTGAAACTTCATCTCGGAAAAAAAGATTGGATGGTCGAACCAGGTTGCTTATTGATAGGGAGAATACCTCTCCTGCAAACAACTGCCGAGGATCCTTATTtcatggaaagaaagaaatttatcctttttttGCAGGACAGCAGTCGAAGGGCAATGGTTATAAGGAACCGTTAGCAGGTAATAATCATGCTGGTCAACATGATGTTAAAAAGTCAGTGAAGAAATTTGAGAAGGATGTAATAACACACAATGTGAAGCCCCACTACAGTAATGCTACCCCTCCTTATGTTAAGCCTAATCTTAAAGCAACGGCTAGCAAATCTGGACCCAATTTAGGATCTTCAATGGCTGGTTTTGGCAGTAGTGTAGCCCTTACAGACCCTTCATTGCGCAAGAGAGGCAAAGCTGGTAATACTTCAGCGAGGATCCAATTACTTTCAGATCAATCTGTCCATCGGAGGCAGGTTGTTGGAACGGCAAGTTTGAATGATCATGGCGAAGAGAGAGATCACGTTTATCAGGACGACGAAACTGGTAACTCATCATCAAAACTAAGATCAGCCAGGAGGAGACCCGCGAAATCACATCCTGACCATAATAATGCTGGCTACTTTGAAGATACAGGACTTTTTACAAGAAAACCAAGAAGCAAGGGAAGGGACAACTCAAGACGTGGCTTGCAAATTTTGTTTGATGATGAGCAATATCAGAACAATGAAGAGGAAAGGATCTTGGACAAACTGTTAAGTCAGTATAGTAAGAAACCATCACCCTATGAACTAGGAAGGGTGAGGAAATCCAAAAACCGTCGGGCACATCACATGAGCACTGATGTGAGGGAATCCCCACAGAATGGCAAGGATATGCCTGATGAGAAGCCTGAGGATGTTCCTCCTCCACCCCGGTCAGTTTCTCTACCTCGTGAACATACAGGTCAATCAGAGGTAACCAAAATATTCTCCCGCACTGTATCTTTTCAGCCTGATAGGTCAAGTTTAGCTCGGCATGTGCATCCTAAGCTGCCAGACTATGATGATTTGGCTGCCAAGTTTGCGGCCCTAAGAGGGAAGTAA
- the LOC109004660 gene encoding uncharacterized protein LOC109004660 isoform X3, which translates to MRFGIETSFNNAKTELDYRECPEDYREAVSSLMFAAARFSELPELRQLRQIFQERYGNSLELYVNLEFVENSASKPSTLEKKVQLMQDIVLEYSITWDSKAFEKRMSRPSTCVQEQPTNYGSFNVTTNKNEPYSGMGTIPRGEKPNVSFKERFELTNDGRGLCNGLEGTISKRELDIQSRHEPSGKGYEMLNCIERTILKKDGHDISYQGRQEVVNGKHEAWNLKGDATPKPVRSETSSRKKRLDGRTRLLIDRENTSPANNCRGSLFHGKKEIYPFFAGQQSKGNGYKEPLAGNNHAGQHDVKKSVKKFEKDVITHNVKPHYSNATPPYVKPNLKATASKSGPNLGSSMAGFGSSVALTDPSLRKRGKAGNTSARIQLLSDQSVHRRQVVGTASLNDHGEERDHVYQDDETGNSSSKLRSARRRPAKSHPDHNNAGYFEDTGLFTRKPRSKGRDNSRRGLQILFDDEQYQNNEEERILDKLLSQYSKKPSPYELGRVRKSKNRRAHHMSTDVRESPQNGKDMPDEKPEDVPPPPRSVSLPREHTGQSEVTKIFSRTVSFQPDRSSLARHVHPKLPDYDDLAAKFAALRGK; encoded by the exons ATGCGATTTGGTATTGAAACATCTTTCAATAATGCAAAAACAGAG CTGGATTATAGGGAATGCCCTGAGGATTATAGGGAGGCTGTATCATCCCTAATGTTTGCTGCTGCGAGATTTTCAGAATTGCCAGAATTACGCCAACTTAGGCAAATATTTCAAGAGAGATATGGGAATTCCCTGGAATTATATGTGAATCTAGAG TTTGTTGAGAATTCTGCTTCAAAGCCATCTACATTAGAGAAGAAAGTTCAGCTAATGCAAGACATAGTGCTAGAGTATTCAATAACTTGGGACTCCAAGGCTTTTGAGAAGAGGATGTCTAGACCCTCTACATGTGTACAG GAGCAACCTACAAACTATGGCTCTTTCAATGTCACTACCAATAAAAACGAACCATATAGTGGCATGGGAACCATCCCAAGAGGAGAAAAGCCTAATGTTTCATTTAAAGAAAGATTTGAGCTTACTAATGATGGGCGTGGATTGTGCAATGGCCTCGAAGGTACTATATCAAAAAGAGAACTGGACATTCAGTCTAGACATGAACCTTCTGGCAAGGGATACGAGATGCTTAATTGCATAGAACGAACTATCCTGAAAAAGGATGGTCATGACATTTCGTACCAAGGAAGGCAGGAGGTTGTGAATGGCAAGCATGAAGCATGGAATTTGAAGGGAGATGCGACCCCAAAACCAGTTAGATCTGAAACTTCATCTCGGAAAAAAAGATTGGATGGTCGAACCAGGTTGCTTATTGATAGGGAGAATACCTCTCCTGCAAACAACTGCCGAGGATCCTTATTtcatggaaagaaagaaatttatcctttttttGCAGGACAGCAGTCGAAGGGCAATGGTTATAAGGAACCGTTAGCAGGTAATAATCATGCTGGTCAACATGATGTTAAAAAGTCAGTGAAGAAATTTGAGAAGGATGTAATAACACACAATGTGAAGCCCCACTACAGTAATGCTACCCCTCCTTATGTTAAGCCTAATCTTAAAGCAACGGCTAGCAAATCTGGACCCAATTTAGGATCTTCAATGGCTGGTTTTGGCAGTAGTGTAGCCCTTACAGACCCTTCATTGCGCAAGAGAGGCAAAGCTGGTAATACTTCAGCGAGGATCCAATTACTTTCAGATCAATCTGTCCATCGGAGGCAGGTTGTTGGAACGGCAAGTTTGAATGATCATGGCGAAGAGAGAGATCACGTTTATCAGGACGACGAAACTGGTAACTCATCATCAAAACTAAGATCAGCCAGGAGGAGACCCGCGAAATCACATCCTGACCATAATAATGCTGGCTACTTTGAAGATACAGGACTTTTTACAAGAAAACCAAGAAGCAAGGGAAGGGACAACTCAAGACGTGGCTTGCAAATTTTGTTTGATGATGAGCAATATCAGAACAATGAAGAGGAAAGGATCTTGGACAAACTGTTAAGTCAGTATAGTAAGAAACCATCACCCTATGAACTAGGAAGGGTGAGGAAATCCAAAAACCGTCGGGCACATCACATGAGCACTGATGTGAGGGAATCCCCACAGAATGGCAAGGATATGCCTGATGAGAAGCCTGAGGATGTTCCTCCTCCACCCCGGTCAGTTTCTCTACCTCGTGAACATACAGGTCAATCAGAGGTAACCAAAATATTCTCCCGCACTGTATCTTTTCAGCCTGATAGGTCAAGTTTAGCTCGGCATGTGCATCCTAAGCTGCCAGACTATGATGATTTGGCTGCCAAGTTTGCGGCCCTAAGAGGGAAGTAA
- the LOC109004648 gene encoding uncharacterized protein LOC109004648, which translates to MRGTSKVIMGATLVMVVSLAMVLGLILVLLAELYCSLLLRRRQLRTTTSGAATATVNATTATNTKTSSSPPSLPKDQSSPSPHSSFYAQGVLQAPRSLLFPAISPKEDNAEETKKQHSLLHHVIDFQLQESGTSPRQIGLVLSASSPPTLLTPIHQQVHIQGVGNGSHDKAGAFEKHFVYISNPIYDELNAGPSRVDTPFETPDMSPSRLETDGSSGDDKEVPQSSACNPSSPGTPPLTPMKKLPAEACSISLRDARPLGTSGSDSNSKDGLSSSSSGSPCTSPSW; encoded by the coding sequence atgagggggACATCCAAGGTGATAATGGGGGCAACCCTAGTAATGGTGGTGAGCCTTGCCATGGTTCTAGGCCTAATCCTGGTGCTGCTAGCTGAGCTCTACTGTTCTCTCTTACTCCGCCGGCGTCAGCTCAGAACCACCACCTCTGGCGCCGCCACGGCCACAGTAAATGCTACTACAGCCACAAACACTAAAACTTCTTCTTCCCCGCCCTCACTACCCAAGGACCAGTCATCTCCTTCCCCTCACAGTAGTTTCTATGCACAAGGGGTTCTCCAGGCTCCGAGAAGCTTACTCTTCCCTGCAATTTCTCCCAAAGAAGACAATGCAGAAGAAACCAAGAAGCAGCATTCTCTGCTTCATCATGTCATTGACTTCCAACTCCAAGAGTCCGGCACAAGCCCTCGTCAAATTGGACTAGTACTATCTGCTTCTTCCCCTCCAACTCTCTTAACGCCGATTCATCAACAAGTCCATATTCAAGGTGTTGGTAATGGTAGTCATGATAAAGCTGGTGCTTTTGAGAAGCATTTTGTTTACATTTCTAATCCCATTTATGACGAATTAAATGCTGGGCCAAGCAGAGTGGATACTCCATTTGAAACTCCGGACATGTCCCCTTCTCGACTGGAAACGGATGGTTCCTCGGGCGATGATAAAGAGGTTCCCCAATCATCTGCATGCAACCCTTCAAGCCCAGGCACGCCGCCTTTGACTCCAATGAAGAAGCTCCCAGCCGAGGcttgctctatctctctcagaGATGCCAGGCCTTTAGGCACTTCAGGTAGTGATTCTAACAGTAAAGACGGtctatcttcatcatcatcaggtTCTCCTTGTACTTCTCCTTCATGGTGA
- the LOC109004660 gene encoding uncharacterized protein LOC109004660 isoform X1, translating into MLDGLLGRGFASKCKPLIKLTKTRIDVVRRKRKATEKFLKKDIADLLANGLDINAYQRADGLLVELMLSLCYDFVEQSCDLVLKHLSIMQKQRECPEDYREAVSSLMFAAARFSELPELRQLRQIFQERYGNSLELYVNLEFVENSASKPSTLEKKVQLMQDIVLEYSITWDSKAFEKRMSRPSTCVQEQPTNYGSFNVTTNKNEPYSGMGTIPRGEKPNVSFKERFELTNDGRGLCNGLEGTISKRELDIQSRHEPSGKGYEMLNCIERTILKKDGHDISYQGRQEVVNGKHEAWNLKGDATPKPVRSETSSRKKRLDGRTRLLIDRENTSPANNCRGSLFHGKKEIYPFFAGQQSKGNGYKEPLAGNNHAGQHDVKKSVKKFEKDVITHNVKPHYSNATPPYVKPNLKATASKSGPNLGSSMAGFGSSVALTDPSLRKRGKAGNTSARIQLLSDQSVHRRQVVGTASLNDHGEERDHVYQDDETGNSSSKLRSARRRPAKSHPDHNNAGYFEDTGLFTRKPRSKGRDNSRRGLQILFDDEQYQNNEEERILDKLLSQYSKKPSPYELGRVRKSKNRRAHHMSTDVRESPQNGKDMPDEKPEDVPPPPRSVSLPREHTGQSEVTKIFSRTVSFQPDRSSLARHVHPKLPDYDDLAAKFAALRGK; encoded by the exons ATGCTGGACGGACTTCTTGGCCGTGGGTTCGCCTCCAAATG TAAGCCATTGATTAAATTGACCAAGACTCGGATTGATGTGGTTCGGAGGAAGAGAAAGGCGACTGAGAAGTTTCTGAAGAAAGATATCGCTGATTTGCTTGCCAATGGCCTCGATATCAATGCTTATCAGAGG GCTGATGGACTTCTAGTTGAATTGATGCTTTCTTTGTGTTATGATTTCGTTGAGCAATCATGCGATTTGGTATTGAAACATCTTTCAATAATGCAAAAACAGAG GGAATGCCCTGAGGATTATAGGGAGGCTGTATCATCCCTAATGTTTGCTGCTGCGAGATTTTCAGAATTGCCAGAATTACGCCAACTTAGGCAAATATTTCAAGAGAGATATGGGAATTCCCTGGAATTATATGTGAATCTAGAG TTTGTTGAGAATTCTGCTTCAAAGCCATCTACATTAGAGAAGAAAGTTCAGCTAATGCAAGACATAGTGCTAGAGTATTCAATAACTTGGGACTCCAAGGCTTTTGAGAAGAGGATGTCTAGACCCTCTACATGTGTACAG GAGCAACCTACAAACTATGGCTCTTTCAATGTCACTACCAATAAAAACGAACCATATAGTGGCATGGGAACCATCCCAAGAGGAGAAAAGCCTAATGTTTCATTTAAAGAAAGATTTGAGCTTACTAATGATGGGCGTGGATTGTGCAATGGCCTCGAAGGTACTATATCAAAAAGAGAACTGGACATTCAGTCTAGACATGAACCTTCTGGCAAGGGATACGAGATGCTTAATTGCATAGAACGAACTATCCTGAAAAAGGATGGTCATGACATTTCGTACCAAGGAAGGCAGGAGGTTGTGAATGGCAAGCATGAAGCATGGAATTTGAAGGGAGATGCGACCCCAAAACCAGTTAGATCTGAAACTTCATCTCGGAAAAAAAGATTGGATGGTCGAACCAGGTTGCTTATTGATAGGGAGAATACCTCTCCTGCAAACAACTGCCGAGGATCCTTATTtcatggaaagaaagaaatttatcctttttttGCAGGACAGCAGTCGAAGGGCAATGGTTATAAGGAACCGTTAGCAGGTAATAATCATGCTGGTCAACATGATGTTAAAAAGTCAGTGAAGAAATTTGAGAAGGATGTAATAACACACAATGTGAAGCCCCACTACAGTAATGCTACCCCTCCTTATGTTAAGCCTAATCTTAAAGCAACGGCTAGCAAATCTGGACCCAATTTAGGATCTTCAATGGCTGGTTTTGGCAGTAGTGTAGCCCTTACAGACCCTTCATTGCGCAAGAGAGGCAAAGCTGGTAATACTTCAGCGAGGATCCAATTACTTTCAGATCAATCTGTCCATCGGAGGCAGGTTGTTGGAACGGCAAGTTTGAATGATCATGGCGAAGAGAGAGATCACGTTTATCAGGACGACGAAACTGGTAACTCATCATCAAAACTAAGATCAGCCAGGAGGAGACCCGCGAAATCACATCCTGACCATAATAATGCTGGCTACTTTGAAGATACAGGACTTTTTACAAGAAAACCAAGAAGCAAGGGAAGGGACAACTCAAGACGTGGCTTGCAAATTTTGTTTGATGATGAGCAATATCAGAACAATGAAGAGGAAAGGATCTTGGACAAACTGTTAAGTCAGTATAGTAAGAAACCATCACCCTATGAACTAGGAAGGGTGAGGAAATCCAAAAACCGTCGGGCACATCACATGAGCACTGATGTGAGGGAATCCCCACAGAATGGCAAGGATATGCCTGATGAGAAGCCTGAGGATGTTCCTCCTCCACCCCGGTCAGTTTCTCTACCTCGTGAACATACAGGTCAATCAGAGGTAACCAAAATATTCTCCCGCACTGTATCTTTTCAGCCTGATAGGTCAAGTTTAGCTCGGCATGTGCATCCTAAGCTGCCAGACTATGATGATTTGGCTGCCAAGTTTGCGGCCCTAAGAGGGAAGTAA